One Carya illinoinensis cultivar Pawnee chromosome 5, C.illinoinensisPawnee_v1, whole genome shotgun sequence genomic window, tctctctctctctctctctctctctctctctgtgttgatcatatatatagtgaGCAAAAATGATGACATGATGAGCATGCAGGCAGTTGCTGGGCGTTTTCAACAGTTGCAGCTGTTGAGGGAATAAACCAGATAGTAACAGGGAATTTAACCTCGTTGTCGGAGCAAGAGCTGATCGATTGCGACAGATCCTTCAACAGTGGCTGCAATGGAGGTCTCATGGATTACGCTTTCCAGTTCATTATCTCAAACGGTGGGCTGCGCAAGGAGGAAGACTACCCCTATCTAATGGAGGAAGGGTCTTGTGAAGAGACGAAGGTAGGTAACAGGCCAGCTTAAATTGTTCTAAACCAAAACTTAACTGCAAAGGAACTTTCAAGTATAGAAGTTGTTGATTACTaaggtttgtttgttttgtttttgtttttttcttcagGAAGAAAAGGAGGTGGTGACAATAAGTGGTTATCACGATGTGCCACAAAATGATGAACAAAGTCTGCTGAAAGCTCTGGCTCACCAGCCTCTTAGCGTAGCAATTGAGGCTGCTGGCCGAGACTTCCAATTTTACAGTGGGGTAAGCAGAATATATAGTCTTATCTCCAAccccaaataaataataataataataataataataaataaataaattacccaaacaCACATTTCAATCCCTCCAGCTTGTTTACCTAAATTACGCATGGTTTTGCAGGGGGTATTCAATGGCCATTGTGGGACTGATCTAGATCATGGAGTAACAGCTGTTGGATACGGGTCATCAAAGGGGTCAGATTACATCATTGTGAAGAATTCATGGGGACCCAAGTGGGGAGAGAAAGGGTACATCAGGATGAAGAGAAACAATGGAAATCCAGAAGGGATTTGCGGTCTCTACAAAATGGCATCGTATCCTGTCAAGAAGAATTGATCTACCTATCTCACGATCTCCTGCCACCTGAAAATTTTCCTTTGCTTTCCTTTTCCAAGATTGATGAATTTACGGTTGTATGACTCTCTTCTGTTGCTCCATCAATAAAATGGCAGAAAAATGCTCTTGAAACTACGTGTAGGTTGTAagtattaacaaaaaaaagttGGAATCGATACACAATTGCCATCCATCTTCGAAGACGTTTGCTGAGACTTTGTCGGTAAGAACCAACAACAatggcaaatatatatatatatatgtatatgtaaaatatattctTATGACTATAGTTGAGCTGCGTGCTTGCACAGAAAAGCACTTCGACAATATAAGTTGTGTCACTTGTAAACAGTTCCCAtgcttattttaataaaaatgacgAACCCTAAAAGTAGTTATCATTCATCCAAGGGGTAACACCAAATTAAACGCTagtgtatggaatgataacccTGGAGCAATTGGGTAGCAGCATGGGGGAAAATGACTCTATTAAATCAAAACTTCATTGTATTTAAAGACACAATCATAAAGTCGTCCTCCGAGAAACTGGGCGACCTCTGGATGTTTCACCTGTATATAAAGACACAGAAGAACAAAAAGAAGTGACATCACTTGAAGTAATCTGGGGAAGGAAGGAAATAAGATGACATACTGGAAAAAGACCATTACCAGGCCAATCTTGAGGGAGTCACACTTAAATCGAGCGTAAAGATTTGTCTCTATTCCACGACCCTGCCAGAAGCAATCAGTCATACTTGGAGAACTAAAACACCTTAATCACTGAAACAGCTTAGCTGCAATCGTATCACTATATGTATAGAACATTTCAATCCATAATTATAAGTGGTTGTTTCCCCAAGCCTAAATGATTTGCCATCGATGTGCACATTGAAAGGTAATTTTGGGTGCAAAACCAAAACTTTTTGCAGTGTGTGGTGCAAAGTGAAAAACATATATCGTCTGTAGGTGAAAAGTGTTATAATCCCAAACAAATGGTTCATTATTAACAGTAACTTATTTTTCCCATTTATTTGTCCACATCATTTCTtgttccttttattattttatcgttattattttttgtactcATTTTTTAACAGATCTTAACTAATTAATCAAGAGGGGCAAAAGAAAACCAAGTTTACTGAAGCCATGGTAGTCTGTGAGGAAACTACATGCTTCCATATTAAACTCATGAGTTATATATCGAACTGACAATTGACAGTCCTTAATGATTTCCTTTTTGGGGGAGGGGGGCAGTTTGTATATATTTCCTCTTACTTGATTACACGGAAACACTTGTTTCCCAAACCCACCCCATCCTTTTTGTCACTCATTTGAATGGGGTCCAGTTTGGATATAAGTAGTTGAAGATCATTGAATAAGAAAAACAGGAAATGAACAAAGAAGCTTCATCCATTGAATGGTTTAAAAATCTACTAGCTTCCTGACTTTGCAATAACTTACCATCCCTTCCAACATAACTAGGTCCACATCACTTGCTAGGTAGGCAAGCTCTTGTGAAACTCTCGTAAGATCAATAACCTGCATTGAATTAGAAGGCAAAAAAATTTCATACCTTCAGATTGATGTTTCACTTATAAAAGATAATAATGGCGATTTATAATAATGACGACACTAAAAAGGTGATATCCCTCAACCAGTAAGGGAAAGATCAGGTAATGTGAAACAAAACAACACTTTCTTACCGGCAAATCATTACCAGAATTGGCAATTAAAAGATTTGAAGTATCAACACCCATGAGCTGCCCATGTTCATCCTTCAGCTGGTAAATTGCCACTTACAACATCAGAATCTGGATTCTAAAACCAACACAATTATGATTTTTTCTAATACCTTCGATATAATCTCAACCAATTCGGGGTAAGTGACATCATTGATAGAAGGCAAGTCATTGGC contains:
- the LOC122309912 gene encoding cysteine protease XCP1-like → MAFSSYSKISLLAFCVSLFVCCGLAHEFSIVGYSPEDLTCLDKIIELFESWMSKHGKIYKSMEEKLQRFEVFKDNLKHIDQRNKEITSYWLGLNEFADLSHEEFKTQYLGLKTEFPRSSRSSSREFSYGEVVDVPKSVDWRKKGAVTPVKNQGSCGSCWAFSTVAAVEGINQIVTGNLTSLSEQELIDCDRSFNSGCNGGLMDYAFQFIISNGGLRKEEDYPYLMEEGSCEETKEEKEVVTISGYHDVPQNDEQSLLKALAHQPLSVAIEAAGRDFQFYSGGVFNGHCGTDLDHGVTAVGYGSSKGSDYIIVKNSWGPKWGEKGYIRMKRNNGNPEGICGLYKMASYPVKKN